The following DNA comes from Magnolia sinica isolate HGM2019 chromosome 18, MsV1, whole genome shotgun sequence.
GCCGTATGTTACTTTTGATCATTTTGTCTTTGCAACGGATGCCATAATTTAAGCGCTTCCTTAGGGTCTTTTGATCAATTCCAGCTGCCGCCGCCCATTGAGCAAAGGTGGGTTGGCCTCCATATCTTTCTGCAAGCTCCTCCTGGAGTTTTTCCAGCTTTAATAGGTCCTGCATTGTATTTGTAACAGAAAAGATACCATATATCAGACTGGAAGCACAATTAGCCTTGTTTAACTATTGCATGCTTTTTCTTTGGTAAAATATAGAGGAAAATCCAAAACATTCATTTGAAGTTCTCAGGAGATGATTAAAATATAGAGCTCTTGAAATGAGCCAAATATGAATTAGAAATTGATCAAAACAACAAATTACACAATCTGTACCTAATGGCTCCTACTGACTGAGGTCTTGCAAGCAGTGTCAGACCTTGAcacccccaccacaaaaaaattaaaattaattttttttttaaaaaaaaaaagaaagaaagaaagaaaaaggatcgACCCCAAAACTTAAAACAATAGGAAGCAGATTATATCTCATGGAAAGGTATTCCCCAAAGactaattttctaattttaggagaGTACTTTTACTTTAACAGCTTCAAATTACAATGGGGCAGGACCACACTGATCAATCCAGATATAGAACCAAAAGTTGCTGCCAAGGATGACTCTTTTTTTTCGTTTTCTCTACCAGGCTAGCAGTTCTATTTTATCAATCTCTGGTTACAACTTAGACCGGAAATTTTTTCTAGTGGCAAAAATACAGCCGTAGAGGTCATTCCCCAGAAGAATAGGCATTTTGTCAGAACTTCCTGGCCCTCGAGAACAATATAGTGGAGTTAAGAAATCCATTGAATCTGCAGTACCACTTCAAAATTAGAACTAGCGATTTGCCTAACTTTGCAAAGCACCTTCAAAATTCTCAAAAGTTTGAATACCCCAAAGTTCCCTAAGATGTTGTGCAGAAGTCAGAACCGAGAGTGGGAACCTGGAGATCCTACTGTTGCTCGAGTACAGACTCTGTTTCTGTGCACTGTGTTTCCTTCACGTCATTGAGGCCTATCAACACTGTTTTGGCACTGTGGAGTCACAGAGAAAAGGGATGTTGTGGTGTGCCTCCCCAATCATTCGTGTGGTTGGTGAAGTTTAGGACTCCGATCATCTCATCATTTTGAAGTCCATCCACATGCTCTGAAATACAGATTGAGGTGATGTCCTAGATGCCTCCCCATTCATGGTTCAAGTGAGTGTCAAGTAGAGCTCTGATAGTTGGCACCTATCACCAGTTCAATAATGGTGGCCAGTGATGGACCTTGGATCTCAGTTACAAAAAATGGAACAAAGCTACGAAGTGGGGTAGAAACTTATCTTTCCTGACAAAGTTCACGTCGTTTTCGTACCAGAGGATACTGTCTCTGTTCATTGAAGGCTTTCGTGAAGATTGGAAGCATGGAGAATTCTGGTACCAATTCCGGAAGTATGGAAAATTTTATGAGGTGTTAACTCCCGTGTGCCGCCAGATAGGAATAGGTTGGGAGTTTGTTTTTGTTTGGTTgacaatgtttcaatggtgaaaggGCTATAATAGTTTTAAAAGGTCATATTATGTTGAAAAAATCCTTCAGAACTAAATTTACAAGATATGGGCCGAATGTTATTGTCGGATTGAAGATATCGAAAACGATCCGCTCTAGATTTGTGATGAGGGAAGAGGAGGCTTGAATCTTCAATCCAGCTCTCTCCAGCAGTTGATCAAAATATTGAAACTTCCTTTCTGGACGTCCTTTGCAGTAAATTTCCTTTAAACTTAAGAATGGCTAGCACGAAATTGGGCCTGAATGAAAAGATTTGGGAGGAAAAATATCCCAGAATAGGTCTTTCTTTATATCTAGCTCAACTTCAGAAGCTAAGGCAGCTTTGACATCTGGGATAAGAAGTCCCTCTTGGAGATTCTGAATGAGGAGATGGAAGAAGGCTTGCATGGAACCTGGATCTCAATAGAAGGAATTCTGCTTCATGCAAGAGGGGAGGTTACTTTCTAGGAATAATGTGCCTTATTGGGTGAATGTTTTCTCTCTTTGTACAGCTTTGGCGCCTTCTCGACGCTTTTCTAATAAAATTGTTATtacctttctttaaaaaaaaaatgcatctcGCCAGATGGAGGTGTCGCTACCTTTCTATAGGAGGAAGGTTAACTCTTATCAGAGCTGCCCTATCCAACCTCTCAGTCTACCTCATGTCGCTGTTCAGATGCCCCTCCTCTGTTCTGGCTAGGATTGACAAACTTAGAAGatgctttctttggtgtgggaAGGAAAACCAGAAGAAGCTCCATCTTCTGGACTGGAAACAGGTGTGTAAACATCATAAGGAAGGGGGTGCAAGTATTAAAAATCTGAGGGTTATGAACAGCGCCTTATTGGGCAAATGGACCTGGAGATTGGGGGTAGAAGTGAACACCCTTTGGAATAGGATCATTAAAGGTAAATACAGCTCCTCTCCGAGTGGCTGGTGGACCAACGACACTAGCAACTACAGAGCTTCTTTTGTTTGGAAAGGTATTCTTCGCTCCAAAAAGCCTACTCTTCAAAACATCAGTTTCTGTCTGGGAAATGGTTCCGCAATCAGATTCTGAGAGGACCCATGGGTGGAAGATAGCTCCTTGAGAAGCAGGTTTCCTAGTATCTTCGGTATCGCCTCTGATAAAGACAATATGGTTGCTAATCATTTTACTATTTCTCCTGCTGGTGTGGTGTGGAACGTTCCGTGTGTCAGAAATCTTCACGAGTGGGagatcaatgactacattgaccTCATGGCTTGCCTATCCAAGCTGGTCCCAGAGTCTACAGTCTCAGATACCATCATCTGGAAAAAGGAAAAATCGGGTGTATTCTCTGTCAGATCCCAATACTCTTCTCATGACCCCTCCCCTGCGCTGCAATCTCAAGCCtccccacccccacccccccccccccccaagttcATCTGCTTTGCCTGGATGGTGGCTAGAAACCGTATCTTAACTATTGACAACCTGCGGAAGAGAGGCATGCAGTTGGTCAATGTCTGCCTTTGCTGTATGAGGAATGAGGAATCAGTGGACCATCTTTTTGTCCACTGTCCTTTCATTTCCCAAATCTGGTGCGACTTCTTTTCTCGTTTCAATGTCACTGGTTGTCTCGCTAGTACTGCTCCCTTTATGTTAGCATATTGGCACGGATTTAATTTCAGTAATTCTACAACCCGTATCTGGAGGGTGGCTATTCTAGCCATTTGGTGGGCTATTTGGAAGGAGAGAAATGATCGCTATTTCAATGATGTTCACAGTTCGGCTCAGTTAGTGGGCTCTTTTGCTAAGTTTTTGCTGATCGAATGGGCTTCCTATGTTTTGGGTCTTAaggactttaattttctttttttaggttTGTAGTTTCTTGGCTTGCTATCTTAGCAACCCCGCTCTGTAAGTTCTCTTTCACTTTAATGCATCCCCgtagctttaaaaaaataataaataaaataaaataaaataaaataaaattgcatctCTATCATTGGAGGAGATTGAAGAGGAAATTTATCTTAAagcaaatattaaaaataaaaaattaaaaagaattaaaaaaaaaaaaaaacttttttagggTCTCAAATTCTCTCTTTGTCAAAATTTGGGAAGAGTTGACACAGATCTTGTCCCAGGAAAAAGATGGGGTGAGTGGCGGGGAGAAGCAAACCCTATAGCGATAGAGGCAGGCTTCCAGCAACATAATCACCAGAAAGGGGATACACATAGACGAAGAAGACAGAGGATGCATTGAGACTCAAAATAGTTTCTTACAATGGTTTATCGTATGGGGATTTTAGTAGTTCTTTCATCAGCTAATTGTATTGAAATTTCTTACAGTGGTTTTGTCTCCTAGTTAGTTTAGAAGATTATCTGATTATTGGCACAGGATTCAGTTTCTTGGTGTTTGTCTATGAAACCGGAGCAGCTTATCTGCAATCCCTTATCAAGTGGTTCCTCACACCACAATAAGCACCTACATTGCTTGGACTTCTTTGACCCTTTCCATCAAACGGATCCCCATTTTTGCAGATATTTTCACTGTATCGATTTATAACTATGCAGTCCCTCCCTCACTAATAATGAGATAATGGTGTCACAGTCATGTCCATCCATCCTTGTAAATTATTTTGTGTAAGCCAATCTTCATTCTACATACAGCTGCTCAGACTTAATTTCAAACCCCTAATCAAGAGGTTGTAAATCATGAAGAGTACAGTCACAGAGAGGTCATAACAGCTGCTCCGGTGCACAtaatagaaattttttttttaaaaaaaaaaaaaacaaaacaaaacaaaacaaaacaaaacaaaacaaaaaaaatcaaagaagtcCCTTGCATGAATGTGCCAGCAAACTACTTACAGAAAATGCCTTAATGTGCAAACCAAGTTGCTAAATCATTTTCGACCTCAAACACCTAATGCCAGAATGACTTGCAACACATTCAAGTTCCCAAAATTCTGTTTCTTGAGTTCTAAATGATCTTAAAATCTCACCTGTATTCCTTCTGACAACTCGAGCTCTTCGGTAGCTGTGAGAAGCCTTGCAGTGCTTGTAGTCCCCCTCAAGTAGCGTAAGGGGTCAGAATAATCTATATCTTGTATGGAAGACCGCTTTTTCCGGGGAGTGGATCCAGACTTCACAGAGATAACAGTTGCAGCAGCCTTCTCTGCTGCCCTTTCTCTTCTAGCTCTTCTTTCAGTTTGACGCTCAGACCTCACAGCTATGCTCTCTGAGAGCTGCATCTGTAGGAGTTCAAGTTCATTATCTGTTGGATTAGATTTTTCAGTATCTTTAGTGGAAAGTTGGGCAACATTTTCTTCCTCTGGTTGAGTGTCAGCTGGGGTGGAATGGCCTGTTGTGACAACTCGTGCCAATTCTGTGAGTCTTGCCCTCTCAAGTCGCAGAATGTCAGCTTCAGATGGAAAATCCTCTGGCTTCTCAGACTTCAACGATGGGCTTGTTCCGGCAAACAGAGCTGCATCTTTGGCTACTTCAACTGCTGCTTTAGCAAGAGCAACTGCttcagcagcagctgctgctattACAGCCTCTTCACCAGTGATAAGTAACTCCGAAGCCAACGTGGCCTCAAAAGTAGACTGCATAAACATCAATGAACACAGAGATTATATAGCAAAGCTAAAGACTAACAAACTTACCCAATTACTGTGTACATTTCATTCCTTTTGcacaaaaactagaaaaaaaaaaaaaaagaaagaaagaaagaaagaaaagaaaagaaaagaaaagaaaaaaaaaagaaaagaagaagccaCAGCTTTTGAGATAATCCACACAATTTTTAGCCCACAAAGTAAAATGAGCAGAAGCTACAAAGTTTTGCCATGTTGTTTTCAACACGAAGCATTTCTGGTCAtatgaaaaaaggaaagaaagaaaatgtaacAAGGAGGCTATTGTACCCCTACATAAATCAATTCTGACCTTTGCAGGAGGACCAATGGCTCCTAGATATGTCAAGGGTCTAACAGCTGCTGATGAAGTTGACTGATCTTCCAAAGAAGGGAGCCTCAGATTATCTACACCAATCACTGCTGTTGTTGATGATGACACACATTGCCGGAAACAAACAGGCTCTCTGGCTTTCACtgcacaatcaaccatccaatcaCTGGAATTGTTAATGAGCAAATATCAACCAAACCTGTCAATTGAAGGTTTATCTGACAGCCAACCCAatgagttatctttcaaaaaaaaaacttgaaagtaGCATCAGCAGGAATAAGTGAGTTACGGAAAGCATGATTGTCAATTATCAGGAATGGGCACCCATAATTTACAGAAGTCTGAACTGAAACCCGAAATATGGATTGCATCACAATTTAAACCAACTAGTAGATAGATCTGGGACTGACACAAAAAGCCCTCAAGTTCTAAGATACCATGATCCCAAAGTCATGATATGAAGCAGATCCACCTAATGAGGCACCTGAGGTACCTTCCAAACCCGAACTCCCTAGCCTTCCTATGGAAAACAGACAACAGtagtaatgtaggggcatttcacaccgggctcgagtggggtagcctatggcccatgggatgcggggacacacttagggtgggcggcccatgtgatttggggcttacgagctcacgaggggggttcggccaaggtcctaacccatgagatgtggggcctgggctatgagataaagagattaattcgccatactctaacagttcaagcttttagagcaaatggttaattatcctgcatcaaattggtatcagagcagggggtctcgtgttcgagactcctcatcgggggtgattaatgcaggggcatttcacaccaggctcgagtggggtaccCCGTGGGacgcggggacacactcggggtgggtgacccatgtgatttggggcccacgagggaggtctcgtgttcgagactcctcgccgggggtgattaatgcaggggcatttcacaccgggctcgagtggggtagcccgtgggatgtggggacacacttgaggtaggcggcccatgtgatttggggcccacgagcccacgatgggggttcagccgaggtcctaacccatgagatgtagggcctaagctatgagataaatggattaattcgtcatactctaatagtttgagcttttagagcaagtggttaattgtactGCATCAAATAGGgagcgtttggttgcaccaaaaatcgtgaaatttcataattaatcagtctaatttggtgcaaaatatcatgaaatttcatagtatttggtgcaaccaaatgcaccctaaagcTACCaaatatattatatttcataagTACCATTTTTGCTAACAATAAACCACATAAACATGATCACACACAAAAAATTAATCCAGAGCCACAAACTTACCATCACAAGGTTACAATTCACatcatatatcaaaattttcataAGTCGGATCTTTTCTCGGTTCTTAATAGAGATAACCATTAACTAGATCAAATTCTCAAACCACAAGCCATCCTAAGTTActtaaggttgtgtttggatgcacgagTGAATCGAATTGGGAAAATTTAGTTCGATAAAGAGGGAATGACAAAAATTAACGATGGTTCCTGGTATTCATAAAGGGGAAGTAACCTTTAAATTGCACTTAGGTTTCTTTCAAGTTGAGCTCAAAAGAAACATATTGCAAGAtcccacacccagatccatagctcaactggcagactgagtggagatacctcgtttcaacacttgaggtcttggtatcgatccctagtgggggtggctaacttagagtgtgtgtactgacatgggtgtgtgctaacaagctaatcccccccccaaaaaaaaaaaaaaataaataaataaatataaataaaaatattgcAAGATCCCGGGCCCTAAAAAAGAATCTAAAGAAATTACAATTGATTTGTTCAATTTCATTGGACCAGGTATTGCAATGAATCCAACCGCATGTAGGAGTTAGGAAACAGTTCCGTACCCAAATACCTATGCTCGCCTCGTATTGACACTTACTAAACTTTCAAAAGAAGAAGTGAAAATTGTACTTGACATCTggtgccttatatatatatatatatatatatattgagaatgCAAATTCCTATGACTTCTGCTGCCATTTTCATTGTGTGTAAATTGCACATCCTTGCTGTGCATGTCGAGAGAAGGATCCTTGCAATTGATAACCAGAACAATAGTCACTCAATGAATGCCCAGCTTAGCAAAACAAATCTACTGGAATAGTTATCAGGTAGATAG
Coding sequences within:
- the LOC131232740 gene encoding RNA polymerase sigma factor sigB isoform X1, which gives rise to MACLLPQFFKCPSDTATLHFRAPPLHLKAREPVCFRQCVSSSTTAVIGVDNLRLPSLEDQSTSSAAVRPLTYLGAIGPPAKSTFEATLASELLITGEEAVIAAAAAEAVALAKAAVEVAKDAALFAGTSPSLKSEKPEDFPSEADILRLERARLTELARVVTTGHSTPADTQPEEENVAQLSTKDTEKSNPTDNELELLQMQLSESIAVRSERQTERRARRERAAEKAAATVISVKSGSTPRKKRSSIQDIDYSDPLRYLRGTTSTARLLTATEELELSEGIQDLLKLEKLQEELAERYGGQPTFAQWAAAAGIDQKTLRKRLNYGIRCKDKMIKSNIRLVISIAKNYQGAGMNLQDLVQEGCRGLVRGSEKFDASKGFKFSTYAHWWIKQAVRKSLSDQSRTIRLPFHMVEATYRVREARKQLYSENGRHPDNEEVAEATGLSMKRLTAVLLTPKAPRSLDQKIGINQNLKPSEVIADPDAETSEDVLIKQFMKKDLDKVLDSLNPREKQVIRWRFGLEDGRMKTLQEIGELMGVSRERIRQIESCAFRKLKNKKRTKSLKQYLLS
- the LOC131232740 gene encoding RNA polymerase sigma factor sigB isoform X2; translation: MVDCAVKAREPVCFRQCVSSSTTAVIGVDNLRLPSLEDQSTSSAAVRPLTYLGAIGPPAKSTFEATLASELLITGEEAVIAAAAAEAVALAKAAVEVAKDAALFAGTSPSLKSEKPEDFPSEADILRLERARLTELARVVTTGHSTPADTQPEEENVAQLSTKDTEKSNPTDNELELLQMQLSESIAVRSERQTERRARRERAAEKAAATVISVKSGSTPRKKRSSIQDIDYSDPLRYLRGTTSTARLLTATEELELSEGIQDLLKLEKLQEELAERYGGQPTFAQWAAAAGIDQKTLRKRLNYGIRCKDKMIKSNIRLVISIAKNYQGAGMNLQDLVQEGCRGLVRGSEKFDASKGFKFSTYAHWWIKQAVRKSLSDQSRTIRLPFHMVEATYRVREARKQLYSENGRHPDNEEVAEATGLSMKRLTAVLLTPKAPRSLDQKIGINQNLKPSEVIADPDAETSEDVLIKQFMKKDLDKVLDSLNPREKQVIRWRFGLEDGRMKTLQEIGELMGVSRERIRQIESCAFRKLKNKKRTKSLKQYLLS